One Candidatus Caldatribacterium sp. genomic window, TCGAAAAAGTGTGAAGCACAAGAAAATGCTCTACCTTGGGAGCTTCGGATGGTCAGGAGGAGCAAGAAGGGAAGTGGAGCGTTTTGCCCGCGAGCTCAATTGGGAAGTGGTTTCGTTCTTTGAGTTCCGGGGTGGAGGGAAGAAAGAGGATATTTTAGAGGTGCAAAAACTGGGACGGGAATTTGGAAAGCTCATCCAGGGTTTACAATAAAAATCCTTGTGAGAAAGGGGGATGTCCGGTGTTAACCAAGCGTCTTGAAGAAGCAGTAAACGAGCAAATCAAAAACGAGTTTTACTCGGCATATCTTTACTTAGCCATGGCAGCCCAGTGCGAGGCTATGAATTTGAAGGGTTTTGCGCACTGGCTGAAGCTCCAGGCAAAAGAGGAGCTCTCCCATGGAATGCGTCTTTTTGAGTTTGTGAATGACCGGGGTGGGCGAGTTGTGCTCCGTGGTATCGAGCAGCCTCCGGTGGAGTATCCGTCTCTTCGGGCAATGTTTGAAGCAGTTCTTGAGCACGAGAAGAAGGTAACGGGGATGATCCATAAATTGTACGAGATGGCAAAAGAGGAGAAGGATTATCCCTTGATGACCCATCTCCAGTGGTTCATCGACGAGCAGGTTGAAGAGGAAAAGAATGCAGCCGAAATCGTGGCGTACATAAAGATGGCTGGAGAGGGTCTGGGGCTCCTTGTGCTTGATGCCAAAATGGGGGAAAGAAAAGACTGAGGGGAATTCCCCTCAGTCTTTTCTTTTTCGGTAGCAAAGCGCTCTGGCAAAGGCAACAGGATTTCCTGCCTCGTCATAGGCGGTAATGTCGTAGATTCCCGTCCGTGCAGTCAGCGCCACCTCTTGGGCTTCAGCGACAACCGTTCCTTCCGTGACAGGCCTCACGTAGTGCACCGTAACACTCATGGCCACGGCGTCTTCCACGTGAGAGTTGCAGGCAAGCTCAAAAGCTTCGTCAAGGAGGGAGAAGAGAGCTCCTCCGTGAGCAGTCGCAAAGATGTTGTGAAGGTTTTCGGTTACTTTCATTCGGACTCGTGCGTAGCCTTCTCTGAGGTCTTCGAGTTCTATTCCAAGGAACCTTGCGTACCCTTCCTGAGCGAACCTCTCCCGCAAGAACTCGATTTTGTCCATTGCACTCCTCCTAAAGGATTTTGGGAATGATTTGTGCCAGGGCTTGGGCGAAAGCTTCGTTCCCCTTTGCGTCCCAGTGAATACCATCGATAGCGCTTGTTGTAACGACTTCTTGAGCGTCGAAGAAGTGGCAACCAAGAATGTCTGCCCAGAAACGGTAGAGATGTCCAAGCTCTCTTGATTTCTCCTCTCCACCCTTGAAAATTTCCATCTCTTTGGGGAGCGGTCCGATGGGTGGCGGAGCTACAAGGAGAACCAAGGG contains:
- a CDS encoding ferritin; this encodes MLTKRLEEAVNEQIKNEFYSAYLYLAMAAQCEAMNLKGFAHWLKLQAKEELSHGMRLFEFVNDRGGRVVLRGIEQPPVEYPSLRAMFEAVLEHEKKVTGMIHKLYEMAKEEKDYPLMTHLQWFIDEQVEEEKNAAEIVAYIKMAGEGLGLLVLDAKMGERKD
- a CDS encoding PaaI family thioesterase, translating into MDKIEFLRERFAQEGYARFLGIELEDLREGYARVRMKVTENLHNIFATAHGGALFSLLDEAFELACNSHVEDAVAMSVTVHYVRPVTEGTVVAEAQEVALTARTGIYDITAYDEAGNPVAFARALCYRKRKD
- a CDS encoding hydrolase, which codes for PLVLLVAPPPIGPLPKEMEIFKGGEEKSRELGHLYRFWADILGCHFFDAQEVVTTSAIDGIHWDAKGNEAFAQALAQIIPKIL